The Glycine max cultivar Williams 82 chromosome 12, Glycine_max_v4.0, whole genome shotgun sequence genome window below encodes:
- the LOC100816635 gene encoding dof zinc finger protein DOF3.6 encodes MVFSSIPVFVDPPNWQQQPNHPQASNNGGDNSQLLPPLPPHQPHVGGSVGSIRPGSMADRARLAKIPPPEAALKCPRCDSTNTKFCYFNNYSLSQPRHFCKTCRRYWTSGGALRNVPVGGGCRRNKKNKRSRSKSPASSEKQTLSGSTSATPSGGTTHELVGQLPQPPNLPFMASLQNLNRYAVGNMGLGLREIHGQNENMGFQIGNSSAAGGGMDQWRIQQVPFLNGFESTSAGSYPFQNEGIETPSGFGGDIATNSRVSQMPSVKMEESGALNLSRSTLNVSENNQYYSWTDMSGLASSSATHLL; translated from the exons ATGGTTTTCTCCTCTATTCCAGTCTTTGTAGATCCTCCCAATTGGCAGCAG CAACCAAACCATCCTCAAGCAAGTAATAATGGTGGTGATAACTCCCAGCTTCTTCCACCTTTGCCACCACATCAACCTCATGTGGGAGGTTCTGTTGGTTCAATCAGGCCAGGTTCCATGGCAGATCGAGCTAGGCTAGCTAAGATACCACCACCAGAAGCAGCTCTCAAGTGTCCACGTTGCGATTCCACCAACACTAAATTTTGCTACTTCAACAACTATAGCCTCTCTCAACCACGCCATTTCTGTAAGACTTGTAGGCGCTATTGGACAAGTGGGGGTGCTCTAAGAAACGTTCCTGTGGGTGGAGGGTGCCGTAGGAACAAGAAGAACAAAAGGAGTCGCTCTAAGTCTCCTGCCTCATCGGAGAAACAAACACTTTCTGGTTCCACGAGTGCAACACCCTCTGGTGGAACCACTCATGAACTAGTTGGTCAGTTGCCACAGCCACCGAACCTTCCCTTCATGGCATCTCTTCAGAACCTTAACCGTTATGCTGTTGGAAACATGGGTCTCGGGTTGCGTGAGATTCACGGACAGAACGAGAACATGGGGTTTCAGATTGGTAATTCTTCAGCTGCTGGTGGAGGAATGGATCAGTGGCGCATACAACAGGTTCCTTTCTTGAATGGTTTTGAATCAACTTCTGCTGGTTCGTACCCTTTTCAAAATGAAGGGATTGAAACACCTTCTGGTTTTGGTGGAGACATAGCAACGAATTCTAGGGTTTCTCAGATGCCATCGGTTAAAATGGAAGAAAGTGGAGCTTTGAATTTGTCAAGATCAACACTCAATGTTTCAGAAAATAACCAATACTATTCATGGACTGATATGTCAggtcttgcttcttcttccgcTACTCATCTCTTGTAA